One segment of Rhodospirillaceae bacterium DNA contains the following:
- the rnd gene encoding ribonuclease D, whose translation MPMITDSGALAAFCKTLSGTPFITVDTEFMRETTYWPVLCLIQVAGPDDARAIDALAPGLDLAPLFDLFDDTSILKVFHAARQDLEIFYHLMGHLPSPLFDTQVAAMVCGFGDSVGYQTLIAKLTKARIDKSSRFTDWSLRPLSDRQISYALSDVTHLRDAYRKLAQKLEANGRESWLGEEMAILEAPETYDPDPHQTFRRIKSRGSSPRFLAILRELAAWRELEARNRDQPRNRILRDEALLEIAHHTPKTVGDLERTRGLGRKMAEGPAGARLLEAVTKGIAVDDADCPKPEHKPDMPRGLGPVIDLLRVLLKMKCDEGDVAQKLLASANDIELIAAFGEDADVRAMHGWRRELFGEDALKLRRGDIGFVIKNKHLALMKPENL comes from the coding sequence ATGCCTATGATCACCGACTCAGGCGCTCTTGCCGCCTTCTGCAAGACCCTTTCCGGAACGCCGTTTATCACTGTCGATACGGAATTCATGCGCGAGACGACCTACTGGCCGGTTTTGTGCCTGATCCAGGTTGCCGGACCTGATGACGCCCGGGCCATTGATGCCTTGGCCCCCGGCCTTGACCTTGCACCCTTGTTTGACCTTTTCGATGATACGTCCATTCTCAAGGTCTTCCATGCGGCCAGACAGGACCTGGAAATTTTTTACCATTTGATGGGACACCTGCCGAGCCCGCTTTTCGACACGCAGGTTGCGGCCATGGTCTGCGGGTTTGGCGATTCGGTCGGCTATCAAACCCTGATCGCCAAACTGACGAAAGCCCGAATCGATAAATCATCGCGCTTTACTGACTGGTCATTGCGCCCGCTTAGCGATCGGCAGATTTCCTATGCGCTGTCCGACGTAACCCACCTGCGTGATGCCTACCGCAAATTGGCGCAAAAACTTGAAGCGAACGGACGCGAAAGCTGGCTCGGCGAAGAAATGGCTATTTTGGAGGCTCCCGAAACCTATGACCCGGACCCCCATCAAACGTTCCGCCGCATTAAATCGCGAGGTTCCAGCCCGCGTTTTCTGGCCATCCTGCGCGAGTTGGCTGCCTGGCGGGAGCTTGAGGCGCGAAACCGTGACCAGCCACGCAACCGAATATTAAGGGACGAAGCGCTGCTGGAAATTGCCCATCACACACCAAAGACAGTGGGTGACCTGGAACGCACCCGTGGCCTTGGCCGGAAAATGGCCGAAGGGCCAGCCGGCGCACGCTTGCTTGAGGCCGTCACAAAAGGCATCGCCGTTGATGATGCCGATTGCCCGAAACCCGAACACAAACCCGATATGCCTCGAGGACTGGGACCGGTCATCGATCTACTCAGGGTGCTTTTGAAAATGAAGTGCGATGAAGGAGACGTCGCCCAGAAATTGCTGGCCTCGGCAAACGATATTGAACTGATCGCAGCCTTTGGCGAGGACGCCGATGTGCGCGCCATGCATGGCTGGCGCCGGGAATTATTCGGCGAGGACGCTCTGAAGCTCCGCCGCGGCGATATCGGTTTTGTTATTAAAAACAAACACCTGGCCTTAATGAAACCGGAAAACCTTTAG
- a CDS encoding GGDEF domain-containing protein, whose translation MNSISRAPSRAVPELNYRERLFGKIRCFAHSLGHLIYGSDSHTQNSATASAMLIDHLQGRIAELERQTETDELTGLLNRRGFDKQLQRVLSGVERYDEQGVLIYIDLDAFKPINDSYGHAAGDEVLRHVANLLSDGIRDTDFVGRLGGDEFAILLTHSNWENGLRRAERIENQLNKSIVHWQGRMIAISASFGLQEYGDKEQGGDLLARADDAMYKTKRMRTGRERFRVNL comes from the coding sequence GTGAACTCTATATCCCGTGCACCATCACGTGCAGTACCGGAGTTGAATTACCGGGAAAGGCTGTTTGGCAAGATCCGCTGTTTCGCGCACAGCCTTGGTCATTTGATTTATGGCTCCGACAGTCACACCCAGAACTCCGCGACGGCCTCGGCAATGCTCATCGACCACTTGCAAGGACGTATCGCCGAGTTGGAGCGACAGACAGAAACCGACGAGCTAACCGGGCTGTTGAATCGTCGTGGTTTTGACAAACAACTGCAACGGGTTCTCTCAGGCGTTGAGCGTTATGACGAACAGGGCGTGTTGATTTACATCGACCTGGATGCCTTCAAACCGATCAATGACAGTTACGGACATGCCGCCGGTGACGAGGTACTGCGCCATGTCGCAAATCTGCTGAGCGACGGCATCCGCGATACGGATTTTGTCGGCAGGTTGGGCGGCGATGAATTTGCAATCCTGTTAACCCATTCCAATTGGGAAAACGGGTTAAGGCGGGCGGAACGGATCGAAAATCAATTAAATAAATCCATCGTCCATTGGCAGGGACGGATGATTGCCATTAGCGCCAGTTTTGGTTTGCAGGAATACGGTGACAAAGAACAAGGCGGCGACCTTTTAGCACGGGCCGATGATGCCATGTACAAGACCAAGCGGATGCGCACCGGGCGTGAGCGGTTTCGAGTGAACTTATGA
- a CDS encoding SPOR domain-containing protein gives MKNRVKGLGNGLSIIVCTVILSGCALPVPVQIASWALDGISFLATKKSLSDHGLSMVAQKDCAIWRSLKGDEICSENDDAGTFAVASADSSVSDAQPSAQAAQSELDVASLANFETAAGTPQVEPAVVSRPQQNSKVGERLMISGKRVWSDRLDADLYFVIGSFSKRENARRMIGRHKELGPAVMASRLDGLEVYRVAVGPFAADQKREMRLHLKLAGIGNAWAMRVDHRDWTLASPKALSAPDQSIAEVPQEVKPEPVVKSVKPDEIAETPDETEAVQSSEYIDSKKHHLVIGSFSSAENASNFAKSKASFSPRIISAETAEGWRHRVVIGPYAEAEGLKVRRVLARTGIDNIWALSLNPDAIISDVLLADTPVEAELVDEEIAENPVVEHQREVAKKSTAPASSNEDMGWGVNLVEYIFDMFRSSDTTDVVGVISSLEG, from the coding sequence ATGAAAAACAGGGTAAAGGGTTTGGGGAATGGTCTCTCGATCATCGTTTGTACGGTGATCCTGTCGGGTTGTGCCTTGCCGGTTCCTGTGCAAATTGCTTCCTGGGCCCTTGACGGCATCTCTTTTTTGGCAACCAAGAAATCTCTTTCCGACCATGGACTGTCGATGGTCGCGCAAAAGGATTGCGCTATTTGGCGTAGTTTGAAGGGTGACGAAATTTGCAGTGAAAATGATGATGCCGGAACGTTCGCTGTTGCCTCGGCTGATTCTTCTGTATCGGATGCGCAGCCTTCAGCGCAAGCCGCGCAAAGCGAGCTTGATGTTGCTTCCCTCGCCAACTTTGAAACCGCTGCCGGAACTCCTCAGGTTGAACCCGCCGTTGTTTCCAGGCCCCAACAAAATTCCAAGGTCGGTGAGCGCCTGATGATTTCTGGCAAGCGTGTCTGGTCCGATCGCCTGGACGCCGACCTGTATTTCGTTATTGGTAGTTTTTCCAAACGTGAAAATGCCCGTCGGATGATTGGCAGGCACAAAGAGCTGGGCCCTGCAGTGATGGCCTCACGGCTTGACGGGCTCGAGGTTTACCGGGTTGCCGTCGGGCCCTTTGCGGCTGATCAAAAAAGAGAAATGCGTCTTCATTTGAAGCTGGCAGGCATCGGCAATGCATGGGCCATGCGTGTCGATCATCGCGACTGGACACTGGCCAGCCCGAAGGCTTTGTCAGCGCCTGATCAATCGATCGCCGAGGTTCCACAAGAGGTGAAGCCTGAACCGGTTGTAAAGTCTGTTAAACCTGATGAAATTGCCGAAACCCCTGACGAGACAGAGGCTGTGCAGTCCTCTGAGTATATCGACAGTAAAAAGCATCACCTGGTGATCGGCAGTTTCTCGAGCGCCGAAAACGCCAGTAACTTTGCCAAAAGCAAAGCAAGTTTCTCACCCCGTATTATTTCGGCCGAAACGGCCGAGGGATGGCGGCATCGGGTCGTTATCGGCCCTTATGCTGAAGCTGAAGGCCTTAAAGTTCGCCGCGTGCTGGCCAGAACCGGTATTGACAATATTTGGGCCCTTAGTCTGAATCCTGATGCGATCATCAGTGATGTTCTGCTGGCCGATACACCCGTTGAAGCCGAGTTGGTCGATGAAGAAATTGCGGAAAATCCAGTCGTTGAGCATCAGCGCGAAGTAGCTAAAAAGAGCACGGCTCCTGCTTCCTCAAACGAGGACATGGGTTGGGGCGTCAATCTGGTTGAGTATATTTTTGATATGTTCCGTTCGTCTGATACGACGGACGTTGTCGGGGTTATATCGTCGCTGGAAGGCTAA
- a CDS encoding ROK family protein, giving the protein MRIGIDLGGTKIEGIVLDAQGHEVARVRTPTPAGDYTGTVNAITRVVDDLEAQAGIVGRCTPVGVGIPGTLSPATSLIKNANSTCLIGNPLDVDLTRALKRPVRLANDANCFAASEATDGAGAGASVVFGVILGTGVGGGIAIDGKVMGGPNGIAGEWGHNPLPWPDDDERPGPECYCGLHGCIETFLSGPALAADFKHSSGLDCETQDITSLTSKEAEDALGRYERRLAKALAGVINILDPDVIVLGGGLSNTTRLYENVPAHLLQWVFSDQVDTRLVANQWGDSSGVRGAAWL; this is encoded by the coding sequence ATGCGCATTGGCATTGACCTAGGCGGCACAAAGATCGAAGGCATTGTCCTTGACGCACAGGGGCACGAGGTCGCGCGTGTGCGCACCCCTACCCCGGCTGGTGACTACACAGGCACAGTGAATGCCATAACCCGTGTTGTTGATGATCTGGAAGCCCAGGCCGGCATCGTCGGGCGCTGTACCCCTGTTGGTGTTGGCATTCCCGGCACCCTGTCGCCGGCAACCTCACTCATCAAGAATGCCAATTCCACCTGTCTTATTGGAAATCCCCTGGACGTCGATCTAACCCGGGCCTTAAAGCGACCGGTTCGTCTTGCCAATGACGCCAACTGTTTTGCCGCCTCCGAAGCAACCGACGGGGCCGGGGCCGGGGCGTCCGTTGTTTTCGGGGTCATTCTTGGAACCGGGGTCGGCGGCGGCATCGCCATTGATGGCAAGGTGATGGGTGGTCCAAACGGTATTGCCGGTGAATGGGGACACAATCCCTTGCCCTGGCCAGATGATGACGAACGCCCCGGCCCCGAATGTTATTGCGGACTGCACGGTTGTATCGAAACCTTCCTGTCGGGCCCCGCCCTGGCTGCCGATTTCAAACATTCAAGCGGCCTGGACTGTGAAACCCAAGACATCACCTCACTGACAAGCAAAGAAGCGGAGGACGCGCTGGGGCGCTATGAGAGGCGCCTGGCCAAGGCCCTGGCCGGTGTTATCAACATTCTTGATCCGGATGTCATCGTCCTGGGCGGCGGCTTGTCAAATACCACACGCCTGTATGAAAACGTACCTGCCCATTTGCTACAATGGGTGTTCTCTGACCAGGTCGATACCCGACTGGTTGCCAACCAGTGGGGAGATTCAAGCGGTGTTCGCGGCGCCGCCTGGTTGTAG
- a CDS encoding helix-turn-helix transcriptional regulator translates to MDLERIQDNARRASTLLKSMSNQHRLMILCQLVPGEKCVGELEKIVGLSQSALSQHLARLRRDNLVSTRREAQTIHYSLSGEEASAVIETLYGLYCGTEAVLTYDDENKASMAV, encoded by the coding sequence ATTGATCTGGAGCGGATACAAGATAATGCAAGGCGCGCCAGCACCCTGCTTAAATCCATGAGCAATCAACATCGGTTAATGATTCTATGCCAATTGGTGCCCGGCGAGAAATGCGTTGGCGAGCTGGAAAAAATCGTCGGACTCAGCCAGTCCGCCCTGTCCCAACATCTTGCCCGTCTACGTCGTGACAACCTTGTCTCGACCCGTCGTGAAGCACAGACCATTCACTATTCATTATCGGGGGAGGAAGCCAGCGCGGTTATCGAGACCCTGTACGGCCTGTACTGCGGAACCGAAGCGGTGCTGACCTACGACGACGAGAACAAGGCCTCCATGGCCGTCTAA